In one window of Drosophila ananassae strain 14024-0371.13 chromosome XR, ASM1763931v2, whole genome shotgun sequence DNA:
- the LOC6505026 gene encoding bleomycin hydrolase isoform X2 yields MSDNNSGSGGGGGGGGGGGGGGHNNATCCAKNSTSPVASSSTSAITNELLTQWRRNFYSEPKNLLAQNVCSRVDPFDVCLSRKALETTNHVFNYKVETEGKPVTNQRSSGRCWLFAALNCIRLPFMKNYNLDEFEFSQAFLFYWDKIERCNYFLNNIVKTAQRGEKVDGRLVSFLLLDPTSDGGQWDMLVNLITKHGLMPKKCFPESFSCESSIRMNAILKSKLREYARHLRVLMEQNPSEEEIACKIQEQMAEIYKVVGICLGIPAETFTWEYYDKSKNYQSIGPVSSLEFYERYVKPHFNVEDKVCLVTDPRPTSSYDQAYTVDCLGNVVGGRPVLYNNQCVDLLLAVVTKSLKAGEAVWFGCEVSKRFASKQGIEDVDVHDFKLVFDIDIQTTFSKADRLIYGESAMTHAMVFTAVSVDKSGVAQKLRVENSWGEDRGEKGYLVMCADWFREFGFEVVVDKKYVPEDVLRVFDMDPIVLPAWDPMGTLAQ; encoded by the exons ATGT ctgacaacaacagcggctcaggtggtggcggcggcggcggcggaggtggtggcggtggaggCCACAATAATGCCACCTGCTGTGCCAAGAACTCAACGTCCCCGGTGGCCAGTTCCAGTACGAGTGCCATCACCAATGAACTGCTCACCCAGTGGCGTCGCAACTTCTACAGCGAACCGAAGAACCTGCTGGCCCAGAACGTCTGCTCCCGGGTGGATCCGTTCGATGTTTGTCTGTCCCGGAAGGCTTTGGAGACGACCAATCATGTGTTCAACTACAAGGTGGAAACGGAGGGCAAGCCGGTGACCAATCAGCGCAGCTCCGGCCGTTGCTGGCTGTTCGCGGCCCTCAACTGCATCCGCCTGCCCTTCATGAAGAACTACAACCTGGACGAGTTCGAGTTCTCGCAGGCCTTCCTCTTCTACTGGGACAAGATCGAGCGATGCAACTACTTCCTCAACAACATCGTGAAGACTGCCCAGCGGGGCGAGAAGGTTGACGGGCGACTAGTGTCCTTCCTGCTGCTCGATCCCACTTCCGATGGTGGCCAGTGGGATATGCTGGTCAATCTGATAACCAAACACGGTCTGATGCCAAAGAAATGCTTCCCCGAGAGCTTTAGCTGCGAGTCCAGCATACGAATGAATGCCATATTGAAGAGCAAG CTCCGGGAGTATGCTCGCCATCTGCGCGTGCTGATGGAGCAGAATCCCTCGGAGGAGGAGATCGCCTGCAAGATCCAGGAGCAAATGGCCGAGATCTACAAGGTGGTGGGCATTTGTCTCGGCATTCCCGCCGAGACATTCACCTGGGAGTACTACGACAAGAGCAAGAACTACCAGTCCATCGGACCAGTCAGCTCCCTGGAGTTCTACGAGCGCTACGTCAAGCCGCACTTCAATGTGGAGGACAAGGTCTGTCTGGTGACCGATCCCCGGCCAACAAGCAGCTACGATCAGGCCTACACCGTCGACTGTCTGGGCAATGTGGTCGGTGGACGGCCCGTCCTCTACAACAACCAGTGCGTGGATCTGCTCCTGGCCGTTGTCACCAAGTCGCTGAAGGCCGGGGAGGCTGTCTGGTTCGGATGTGAGGTCAGCAAGCGGTTCGCCTCCAAGCAGGGTATCGAGGATGTGGACGT CCATGATTTTAAGCTGGTCTTTGATATCGATATACAAACCACGTTTTCCAAGGCGGATCGTCTCATTTACGGAGAATCAGCCATGACCCATGCCATGGTCTTCACAGCCGTGTCCGTTGAT AAAAGCGGCGTGGCCCAGAAACTGCGGGTGGAGAACTCGTGGGGCGAGGATCGTGGCGAGAAGGGCTACCTGGTCATGTGCGCTGACTGGTTCAGGGAATTTGGATTCGAGGTTGTTGTGGACAAGAAGTACGTTCCGGAGGATGTGCTGCGCGTTTTCGACATGGATCCGATCGTCCTGCCCGCCTGGGATCCCATGGGCACGCTGGCGCAGTAA
- the LOC6505242 gene encoding uncharacterized protein F58A4.6, translated as MSDSMLVCVSDYWQRCHYLNRPDREAGDSCRNGKTLRRLLLQVDAINGNYYLREILQQTVLVDRLKRIHGVQLVWLQFHPPERDTIDYKWADMLAHTLWEHIEVEHLMSWLSTLGGGFSALGEQFGKCAETAGKISLQQLKIGMRLGDPFLQARCKLYYSISLIQRGHLRPAKHLIRAQYSFARQHVETDGRLVRMCQGIWLRLRYEYEQRRIQKQKRLK; from the exons ATGTCGGACTCAATGTTAGTTTGTGTCAGCGACTATTGGCAGCGTTGTCACTACCTGAATCGTCCAGATCGGGAGGCTGGAGACTCCTGCCGGAACGGGAAAACTCTACGCAGGCTCCTCCTCCAGGTGGACGCCATTAATGGCAACTACTATCTCCGGGAGATCCTGCAGCAGACCGTCCTGGTCGATCGATTGAAGCGCATTCATGGCGTCCAGCTGGTTTGGCTCCAGTTCCACCCACCTGAGAGGGACACCATCGACTACAAGTGGGCGGACATGCTCGCCCACACCCTGTGGGAGCACATCGAGGTGGAGCACCTCATGTCCTGGCTGTCCACCCTGGGCGGTGGATTTTCAGCTCTTGGCGAGCAGTTTGGCAAATGT GCGGAGACCGCTGGGAAGATCTCGCTGCAGCAACTGAAGATCGGGATGCGACTGGGCGATCCATTTTTGCAGGCCCGGTGCAAGCTCTACTACAGCATCTCGCTGATCCAGCGCGGCCACCTCCGCCCCGCCAAGCATCTCATCCGGGCGCAGTACTCCTTCGCCAGGCAGCACGTGGAGACGGACGGCCGGCTGGTGAGGATGTGCCAGGGTATATGGTTGAGGCTGCGGTACGAGTACGAGCAGCGCCGTATCCAGAAGCAGAAGAGGCTGAAGTAA
- the LOC6505241 gene encoding T-box transcription factor TBX1-A isoform X2: protein MTHLMGPTECASAMMGSSMQFHDNGLGLNLTDYSCYTNDYWTTPYLTGGLSPMKQIEACIQTAGKDRSSYKPLEQIDAKLADIETHSTGSTGTVASSHSSASNTSSPTARPSQDVQGTSLLPDYPNGGSEGATGSGSTEVGGASGGAGATSAKKYKSQYKKDSSAENSSSKAAISSSKAEPEQVHPSLAQAVVVLETKALWDQFHAQGTEMIITKTGRRMFPTFQVRIGGLDPHASYICMMDFVPMDDKRYRYAFHNSCWVVAGKADPISPPRIHVHPDSPAVGANWMKQIVSFDKLKLTNNQMDENGHIILNSMHRYQPRFHLVYFAQKNASLDENAHSSNFRTFIFPETSFTAVTAYQNQRVTQLKISSNPFAKGFRDDGTNDVYRIARGDHGS, encoded by the exons ATGACGCACCTGATGGGCCCCACGGAGTGCGCCAGCGCCATGATGGGCTCCTCGATGCAGTTCCACGACAACGGCCTGGGCCTCAACCTCACCGACTACAGCTGCTACACCAACGACTACTGGACCACGCCCTACCTGACCGGAGGACTCAGTCCCATGAAACAGATAGAAG CCTGCATCCAGACGGCTGGCAAGGATCGCAGCTCGTACAAGCCCCTGGAGCAGATCGACGCCAAGCTGGCGGACATCGAGACGCACAGTACTGGCAGCACTGGGACAGTGGCCAGCAGCCACAGTAGTGCCAGCAACACCTCCAGCCCCACAGCCCGCCCTAGCCAGGACGTCCAGGGCACGTCCTTGCTGCCCGACTATCCCAATGGGGGGAGTGAGGGCGCGACAGGATCAGGCAGTACCGAAGTGGGTGGAGCCAGTGGAGGAGCCGGGGCCACCTCGGCCAAGAAATACAAAAGCCAATACAAAAAAGACAGCTCGGCGGAAAATAGTTCCAGCAAAGCGGCCATCAGTAGTAGCAAGGCG GAACCCGAACAAGTACATCCTTCCCTGGCCCAGGCCGTCGTCGTCCTGGAGACGAAGGCACTGTGGGATCAGTTCCACGCCCAGGGCACCGAGATGATCATCACGAAGACGGGCCGCCGGATGTTCCCCACCTTCCAggtgcggatcggaggcctcGATCCCCATGCCTCCTACATCTGCATGATGGACTTTGTGCCGATGGACGACAAGCGCTATCGCTACGCCTTCCACAA CTCCTGCTGGGTGGTGGCCGGGAAAGCGGATCCCATCTCCCCGCCCAGAATCCATGTGCATCCCGACTCCCCGGCCGTCGGCGCCAACTGGATGAAGCAGATAGTGTCCTTCGACAAGCTGAAGCTCACCAACAATCAAATGGATGAGAATGGGCAT ATTATTTTAAACTCTATGCACCGCTACCAGCCCCGATTCCACTTGGTTTATTTCGCCCAGAAGAATGCCTCCTTGGACGAAAATGCCCATTCGAGCAACTTCCGTACTTTTATATTTCCGGAGACGAGCTTTACGGCCGTAACTGCCTACCAGAATCAGAGG GTGACACAGCTGAAGATTTCCAGCAATCCTTTCGCCAAGGGCTTTCGGGACGATGGCACCAATGATGT ATATAGAATAGCGAGAGGAGACCATGGGTCAtaa
- the LOC6505241 gene encoding T-box transcription factor TBX5 isoform X1 has protein sequence MTHLMGPTECASAMMGSSMQFHDNGLGLNLTDYSCYTNDYWTTPYLTGGLSPMKQIEACIQTAGKDRSSYKPLEQIDAKLADIETHSTGSTGTVASSHSSASNTSSPTARPSQDVQGTSLLPDYPNGGSEGATGSGSTEVGGASGGAGATSAKKYKSQYKKDSSAENSSSKAAISSSKAEPEQVHPSLAQAVVVLETKALWDQFHAQGTEMIITKTGRRMFPTFQVRIGGLDPHASYICMMDFVPMDDKRYRYAFHNSCWVVAGKADPISPPRIHVHPDSPAVGANWMKQIVSFDKLKLTNNQMDENGHIILNSMHRYQPRFHLVYFAQKNASLDENAHSSNFRTFIFPETSFTAVTAYQNQRVTQLKISSNPFAKGFRDDGTNDVTSGGGSTMSSMSQESQARMKQQQQQQQQQQQQQQHQQQQQLQQQQQQLKEQRSAGSNFSLGCTDLGVEQQQQNGLQLPATPSSSSTSGNSPDLLGYQMDQQLQQQQQQQQQHLQSQQSHQQHQAGQQQSLLHQGQNQAQYGSYHHGYPQTQIQAHPLTPHSSSSASPPAAASATPAANTGATQLNIYSSIGQPYAQEQSNFGAIYHHNAAAAAAAHYHHGHAHSHGHAHGHAPYATAYDKLKVSRHAAAAAYGMGPTYPSFYGSAAHHQMMRPNSYIDLVPR, from the exons ATGACGCACCTGATGGGCCCCACGGAGTGCGCCAGCGCCATGATGGGCTCCTCGATGCAGTTCCACGACAACGGCCTGGGCCTCAACCTCACCGACTACAGCTGCTACACCAACGACTACTGGACCACGCCCTACCTGACCGGAGGACTCAGTCCCATGAAACAGATAGAAG CCTGCATCCAGACGGCTGGCAAGGATCGCAGCTCGTACAAGCCCCTGGAGCAGATCGACGCCAAGCTGGCGGACATCGAGACGCACAGTACTGGCAGCACTGGGACAGTGGCCAGCAGCCACAGTAGTGCCAGCAACACCTCCAGCCCCACAGCCCGCCCTAGCCAGGACGTCCAGGGCACGTCCTTGCTGCCCGACTATCCCAATGGGGGGAGTGAGGGCGCGACAGGATCAGGCAGTACCGAAGTGGGTGGAGCCAGTGGAGGAGCCGGGGCCACCTCGGCCAAGAAATACAAAAGCCAATACAAAAAAGACAGCTCGGCGGAAAATAGTTCCAGCAAAGCGGCCATCAGTAGTAGCAAGGCG GAACCCGAACAAGTACATCCTTCCCTGGCCCAGGCCGTCGTCGTCCTGGAGACGAAGGCACTGTGGGATCAGTTCCACGCCCAGGGCACCGAGATGATCATCACGAAGACGGGCCGCCGGATGTTCCCCACCTTCCAggtgcggatcggaggcctcGATCCCCATGCCTCCTACATCTGCATGATGGACTTTGTGCCGATGGACGACAAGCGCTATCGCTACGCCTTCCACAA CTCCTGCTGGGTGGTGGCCGGGAAAGCGGATCCCATCTCCCCGCCCAGAATCCATGTGCATCCCGACTCCCCGGCCGTCGGCGCCAACTGGATGAAGCAGATAGTGTCCTTCGACAAGCTGAAGCTCACCAACAATCAAATGGATGAGAATGGGCAT ATTATTTTAAACTCTATGCACCGCTACCAGCCCCGATTCCACTTGGTTTATTTCGCCCAGAAGAATGCCTCCTTGGACGAAAATGCCCATTCGAGCAACTTCCGTACTTTTATATTTCCGGAGACGAGCTTTACGGCCGTAACTGCCTACCAGAATCAGAGG GTGACACAGCTGAAGATTTCCAGCAATCCTTTCGCCAAGGGCTTTCGGGACGATGGCACCAATGATGT GACCAGTGGCGGAGGCAGCACCATGTCCAGCATGAGTCAAGAAAGCCAGGCTCGCatgaagcagcagcagcaacaacaacagcagcagcaacagcaacagcaacaccagcagcagcagcaactgcaacagcaacagcagcaactcaAGGAGCAACGCTCCGCAGGCAGCAACTTCAGTCTGGGTTGCACGGATCTCGGAGtggagcagcaacaacagaatGGTTTGCAACTGCCTGCCACGCCCTCCAGCAGCTCCACCTCCGGCAACTCTCCGGACCTACTCGGCTACCAAATGgaccagcaactgcaacagcagcaacagcaacagcagcaacatctgCAGAGCCAGCAATCCCACCAGCAACATCAGGCCGGCCAGCAGCAATCGCTGCTCCATCAGGGCCAGAATCAGGCTCAATACGGAAGCTATCATCATGGCTATCCGCAGACCCAGATCCAGGCCCATCCCCTCACCCCGCACTCCAGCAGCTCCGCCTccccgccagcagcagcatctgCAACACCCGCCGCCAACACGGGAGCCACACAACTGAACATTTATTCGAGTATCGGGCAGCCGTACGCCCAGGAGCAGAGCAACTTTGGAGCCATCTACCATCACAATGCCGCGGCAGCTGCTGCCGCCCACTACCACCatggccacgcccactcgcACGGACATGCCCACGGCCATGCCCCCTATGCCACGGCGTACGATAAGCTGAAGGTGTCGCGGCatgcggcggcggcggcctACGGAATGGGTCCTACGTACCCGAGTTTTTACGGCTCGGCGGCCCATCACCAGATGATGCGACCCAACAGCTACATAGATCTGGTACCGCGCTAG
- the LOC6505026 gene encoding bleomycin hydrolase isoform X1 → MFWAVKRVRSLHQLACQGGRLKIKFKSKNPNPNQSLYQEPGPDRMWQRRDPLSIRLNHSISGEICHSHLLLADNNSGSGGGGGGGGGGGGGGHNNATCCAKNSTSPVASSSTSAITNELLTQWRRNFYSEPKNLLAQNVCSRVDPFDVCLSRKALETTNHVFNYKVETEGKPVTNQRSSGRCWLFAALNCIRLPFMKNYNLDEFEFSQAFLFYWDKIERCNYFLNNIVKTAQRGEKVDGRLVSFLLLDPTSDGGQWDMLVNLITKHGLMPKKCFPESFSCESSIRMNAILKSKLREYARHLRVLMEQNPSEEEIACKIQEQMAEIYKVVGICLGIPAETFTWEYYDKSKNYQSIGPVSSLEFYERYVKPHFNVEDKVCLVTDPRPTSSYDQAYTVDCLGNVVGGRPVLYNNQCVDLLLAVVTKSLKAGEAVWFGCEVSKRFASKQGIEDVDVHDFKLVFDIDIQTTFSKADRLIYGESAMTHAMVFTAVSVDKSGVAQKLRVENSWGEDRGEKGYLVMCADWFREFGFEVVVDKKYVPEDVLRVFDMDPIVLPAWDPMGTLAQ, encoded by the exons ATGT TTTGGGCGGTGAAGCGGGTCCGCTCCCTGCATCAGTTAGCCTGTCAAGGGGGCCGCCTCAAGATCAAGTTCAAAAGCAAGAATCCGAATCCAAATCAAAGTCTCTATCAAGAACCAGGTCCTGACAGGATGTGGCAGCGCCGGGATCCATTATCCATAAGACTGAATCACTCAATATCGGGCGAAATCTGCCACTCCCATTTACTTCTAgctgacaacaacagcggctcaggtggtggcggcggcggcggcggaggtggtggcggtggaggCCACAATAATGCCACCTGCTGTGCCAAGAACTCAACGTCCCCGGTGGCCAGTTCCAGTACGAGTGCCATCACCAATGAACTGCTCACCCAGTGGCGTCGCAACTTCTACAGCGAACCGAAGAACCTGCTGGCCCAGAACGTCTGCTCCCGGGTGGATCCGTTCGATGTTTGTCTGTCCCGGAAGGCTTTGGAGACGACCAATCATGTGTTCAACTACAAGGTGGAAACGGAGGGCAAGCCGGTGACCAATCAGCGCAGCTCCGGCCGTTGCTGGCTGTTCGCGGCCCTCAACTGCATCCGCCTGCCCTTCATGAAGAACTACAACCTGGACGAGTTCGAGTTCTCGCAGGCCTTCCTCTTCTACTGGGACAAGATCGAGCGATGCAACTACTTCCTCAACAACATCGTGAAGACTGCCCAGCGGGGCGAGAAGGTTGACGGGCGACTAGTGTCCTTCCTGCTGCTCGATCCCACTTCCGATGGTGGCCAGTGGGATATGCTGGTCAATCTGATAACCAAACACGGTCTGATGCCAAAGAAATGCTTCCCCGAGAGCTTTAGCTGCGAGTCCAGCATACGAATGAATGCCATATTGAAGAGCAAG CTCCGGGAGTATGCTCGCCATCTGCGCGTGCTGATGGAGCAGAATCCCTCGGAGGAGGAGATCGCCTGCAAGATCCAGGAGCAAATGGCCGAGATCTACAAGGTGGTGGGCATTTGTCTCGGCATTCCCGCCGAGACATTCACCTGGGAGTACTACGACAAGAGCAAGAACTACCAGTCCATCGGACCAGTCAGCTCCCTGGAGTTCTACGAGCGCTACGTCAAGCCGCACTTCAATGTGGAGGACAAGGTCTGTCTGGTGACCGATCCCCGGCCAACAAGCAGCTACGATCAGGCCTACACCGTCGACTGTCTGGGCAATGTGGTCGGTGGACGGCCCGTCCTCTACAACAACCAGTGCGTGGATCTGCTCCTGGCCGTTGTCACCAAGTCGCTGAAGGCCGGGGAGGCTGTCTGGTTCGGATGTGAGGTCAGCAAGCGGTTCGCCTCCAAGCAGGGTATCGAGGATGTGGACGT CCATGATTTTAAGCTGGTCTTTGATATCGATATACAAACCACGTTTTCCAAGGCGGATCGTCTCATTTACGGAGAATCAGCCATGACCCATGCCATGGTCTTCACAGCCGTGTCCGTTGAT AAAAGCGGCGTGGCCCAGAAACTGCGGGTGGAGAACTCGTGGGGCGAGGATCGTGGCGAGAAGGGCTACCTGGTCATGTGCGCTGACTGGTTCAGGGAATTTGGATTCGAGGTTGTTGTGGACAAGAAGTACGTTCCGGAGGATGTGCTGCGCGTTTTCGACATGGATCCGATCGTCCTGCCCGCCTGGGATCCCATGGGCACGCTGGCGCAGTAA